TTAAAACCCCCATGAAAGTAAACTTTGCACCATATTCAAACAGAGTAGAGCAGAATTCTGATCATATTTTCCTTCACAGTCAGGGGAGAAAAATGCACTGATTCTGTAAAGAAGTAGAAAAGACCTTTTTTCAGTCAccatttggtttgtttttaggtttaaatttatgaatatataaatgtacACTTACACCACAGTTAAAAAGATAAAAGACCGAAAAGTCTGTTATgcacatttatttgatctaaaatactgttaaatattattactttttaaaataattttctatttgaatatattttaaaatataatttactcctgtgttggcaaagctgaattttcagcatcattactccagtcttcagtgtcacatgatcattcagaaatcattctaatatgatgatttgctactcaagaaacatttctcatcacTGTTGAAAATCGTTGTGCTGCtcatttttgtagaaactgtgatacatttactgccacttttgataaaatctaatgcattcttgctgaataaaaatactgaatttcttaaaaggatatttatatattttagggcAACAATTTTTTGTAATCActtttttacctttatttttttttaattgtcttaTGTGATTCTGACTTTAGTGTTTTACCACAAAACTACTTTTAGCTAAGTAATGCAATCAGAAAACTATTTCTTTAATCTCTTTAATTAACaattttttctcctttttttccccttgcGGACTTGTTTACTCATAATGTGAGTATTTATATTCAGATCGGCTACCAAGTTCATGTTCACTGTAGCTGATGTGATTGCTTTGGATAGTAGGATGTATCTTTGGGCACTAATCTCAATCATTGTGTGTTCAGCCTCCACAGTCTTCTCTGATGGATCTGATGGACCCGGTTCTCGAGGGCCCTGCCGATCAAGCGGCGGACCCTTGGGGAGCAGGTGCTGCAGCAGCAGGCCCCGCCTCAGACCCTTGGAAGTCCTACGgtaaacacagacacacacaaaatataaataagatTGTAAATATCATGATGATGCACTTTTGGTTGGCCATTATGTTTCCTAAAGGGTCGTTAGATTTGTTTAACTGTCCTTCCTGGTTTTGTGACCATTTAAATAGAGCATTTTATCTACATTTTTACTGTTCTTTCATTTAAACATCTGCTTAATGGCAATTAAATAGATTGAATGATTTCTCTGGGGAAAAAATCAGTTTTAAACCAATTGgtgcaaatatataaatattgagatatattatgaatattatCAAATGGATGAGGAAAatatattgcccagccctaacACTCAACACtatttttagttttatcatCTTGAAGGCTGGCACACACACAACACTAGCTAGTTTCGCAAGTAAACACCCTTAACGTACAAGATCACATTTGTCCGTGGCTAATAATAGCACAGTTTGAATCAGCGTCCTGCTGTGCTGATCACATTAGGCTGtatcccaaaaaaaaaagtgccaatTTAAGGCAGATTTACATCTAATTTTGTCACGTATAAAAAACATAATGCTTAGGATGTGAAGACAACCTGTTAACCTAAAGCTCCCTTTTCTTTTATAGCCCCCCTCCCCTCACAGGCTCTATTTCATAATGTTGTTTGGGCCTGTAGCTCTTCATGGCAGCTCAGTAATGTAGCTAGGCCGGTAGTTGTGCATTCCAGTGTGGACAAAACAAAAGAGACTCAGTATTCAGATCTGCACTGGTAGAGTGAGCACAGAGTCTGTAAAAGGATTCCTCTTCGAACAGCCCAGTTCTCGCCTAATCTCTTGCAAATGTTCTGAAAATTTAAGTCAGACTAAAGTCATGAAGCACATGGAGAGGTACTAAGTAGATGTACATGTCTTCTGGAAGAGCAAATGGCAAAAATGGACAATTTGaacactgtatttttcataattgGGTCACATTCACTCCCATTTAACTTTGTCACCTGTCACACTTGTTTGTAAAATAGAATTTCTCTtattgtttctgctgtttttaatataattaaatgggtgcaaattactttttacaaattacaaaagtcagcatgaaatggaaatttACACcatttttctaaatgcatcttaGTAAACGAGCATGTTTCTTATTCTTATTTAaacttttaatcattttttttaaatcaacttttagTCAACTTGACCTTCCAGTGAAATgacagacttctctctggtgactTTTGCTGGACTTCTCCAATAAATAAGTCCACTTAAACCTATCTTAAACTTACATTTAGATCAGACTCCATCCAGTCAACAAGTGGATAGAAGTACTTGccctatgtttttttttttttttctttttcttttcataatCCATTTCACTCAGATGTACATCACAATACGGAAGAAAAGATCTGACGCTACTTCCATTACATTGTGACTTGAATATCAGACTAGGATAGtagcaatgattttttttttttttttttcctcattgtaGTGTTAATTAAGATGTCTGTTAGTTAACACATCTGTGTGTATCTTCCAGGTTCCGCCCCAAAGCCAGCTGCTCCTGTGGATCCCTGGGGTCTTCCCAGTGCCTCTCCCTCGGTCACTCCTCTGAAGAGCAGTGACCCCTGGGGGTCGACCTCGGCTCCTGCAGCTGCTGATCCCTGGGGCCCAATGCCTGCCACCCGCCCCAAAGCTCCTGCCACAGGTGAGCTCTGAAAACTGAAGTTTGAAATgtatttctgtgttacattggGGAAAAGACCGCTCTCTTATTTTGCATTCATAGATCTTTTTGATGTCttgtacattaaaaatgaatggctttctttatttttaatccCAACCATCTCATTTCCCTCAGTTGGTAGCTTTGATCTTTTTTCCACACCAAATGGTACTTCCAGGGAGGACCTCTCTGAGTTTGACAGTCTTCGCTCTTCAGCACTGACAGGTAAACACTGACCACTACTACTACAGTTTACTAGGGATGCCTCGAAATTTTGGCTACTGAAAATGTTTTGGGAGGGCCAAAATCAGTGACCAAAACAGATGTTTAATTCGCGCTTCTCCGATGGCACGTTTTGACTGTTTAGCATCCGTTTCATGCACACAATGTGGATAAGCTAAAACAGTTAAACATGTCAGCTGTGTGGGCACTAGCTCTGGATTGACAATATtcatttctcgattttaatctgTAATATGGGTTCTTAGATCTAAAAATCTTTTAGTCTGTGCTGTTTTCTGTTGATGTGGAGCTTGAACAAAACTTCTCTAAACATTTGTAGCACGCCAGCCATCCAATAATCGCAAAAAGCTTTGTGCTTTACTAGGGCTGTGACGGTGGCAAATTTTTACTACCGCGGTGGTAAATCaccaactatatatatatatatatatatatatatatatatatatatatatatatatatatatatatatatatatatatatatatatatatatatatatatatatatatatatatatatatatatatatatatatatatatatatatagcttaccgaatatatgtgtgtgttagaCTTGCGTTTCGCCGTCATCCGTCATTTTGATGGACAggatcgtaaaaaaaaaaaaaagacatttattaataagacaTTTTATTCACGAACTTACAGGAtaagcaaataaacaaacatgaataaaataaaaaaatgttgaaagatacagtagcttaccgaaatctgtatcacaTCAGTTCAGTCAGTGTTGCCAACAATGTCACCTAACAtcatacctcagaaaagccattcgttgaccataagtttttttttatttttcttgctgacTATAAGTTTAAGCATGCATAAGTAACTTTATCATTATACAATTTACTTAAACTGGGTACTCGTCTCTGTGTAATCAAGcgcatcattttcattttattctggagagTGAACTTgcgctctgctgccacactggagcgcactcaccacctactggacaggggtgggaattacaaCAAGCTTACATACAAACTacataatctgtcaaaatgacggacgggCTGCAGATTTTTTTCCAGTCACTGCTAAACAAATTCCACTAAAGATGGAAAATTTTCAGTTAATGCGATCTCTGagatgtataaatatatattctatatgaCGTCACACTACCGCCGTTGACACTCCACGACCGCGGTGGCGCGGTTGTCATGCCTACCGTCACAGCCCTATGCTTTACTATTAATGTTACTTTTAATATGAAGCAAAGTGTTAtcttgaaaattctgtcaattttattatgaaataaaataaatgttgttttggcGCTCTTTTAAtatgtcgtgacagatcgctgtgcACGAATCAAGCGCACGTGAACCAATCATCTCATCTCCTCTTTACTACTattacagcacaaaataaacatcagAGGGTATGCTGAAGGATACATTACATCTTACCGAAATTAATTCTGCCTCATGTATTCGCTCAGAGTTTCGACCGGGGAAAGACATCAGTAAAACAGCTTGTAGGCTATACAATGTCACTTAACGTTACATTTACCTCAAGAAAGCTATTCAGTGTCCATGAACTCATTAGATAGCTAGAAAAAATAACTCTTGAGAAGAGCATTCCTGAAGTTTCAGTTTCAGCCCGGAATTTTCATTTCGATGCATCCCTACAGTTTGCTAGTTTTAAGAAGCTTGTCTCTTGTTGGGAATGACATTAGCATGTGATGTTTTTCACTTCCGCAGGTGATGGTAGAGGAAGTTCTGCCTTGCCATCACAGACCAGCTTGTCTGTAGGCTCAGATCTGTTTGACGTACCGAGCGGCCCAACCAGAAAAACTCCAGAGTCTTTCCTGGGTCCCAATGCTGCTCTTGTCAACCTAGACTCTCTGGTCAGCAAGCCTCTCCAGCAGCCTCCAGTCTCCAACCCCTTCCTCGCTGCAGGTACACTTCACCAATAACATGTTTCATTTGACCACATTTACAGGGTTCCCTCGGGTCCTTAAAAAGTCTTTAAttcagttttataaattttaaggttgtaaaaagtcttaaatatcTTAATGGTATAagaaatgtcttaattattgttTTGAGAGGTCTTAAATTTTTTAATGGAAACGAAAGGCACTAATTGATGTGGTCCAATGCGATTTATGCATATTTAAGCCAAAATGCGACGCTGTTGCACATTCTACAGGCTCACACTTTCAGAGCATTTCACAATTAAAGCGCATTTATTTGTGCTTACTGATCTGCTGTTGATGAATTATGTTTACTTTatggtttttattttgtaatatggCTGGAAGTAGTAAAGCATAGACATTTCAAAATCAGAGTCCTATGTATTTCAggcttatttttattaaaaactcctgcataataatgcatattgCTTACACAATAAACATAGATTTTACAAATGTCACAATAATCTTgtctttaaacacatttttattgtatCAGCAAAATCTAATAATGCTCAAGCTCTAATTCCTTTGAGTATGTATTGATATTTTGGTGGTACATAAACCAAACTTGCATATTACATAATACTTCTTATTAGCAAAACAGGTAGTTTAAAAGCTAGTTTAAAATATGCAAGTCATGTTTTAAGTCCTTGTTGAGCAGCCTGTTTAACTTAGTAAAGGTTTTTGAGATGCATTATTTTGAGATTGTATCGATTTGTTCTAAATGGGCattttatttatgcaggtcttaaaaaaaaatcttacatttgGATTTTAAAAGCCCTTATTTAGCATCTCCCATTGGTCTCGTTTCAGCCTCGGGAGCAGCTTCAGCTCCTGCTCCTGCACCTGCCACTCAAATCAACCCCTTCCAGGTGAACCAGCCACAGCCGCCTACCCTCAACCAGATGAGAGTCAGTCCCATGATGGGCCTGAGCGGTCAGGGCTTCAGCAGCATGGCCCAGAGAAGCAACGATCCCCTGCCTCTGTCCTCAATGCCACCAGTCGGTCCCATCTCAATGGTACCCATGACCGGCATGGCTCCTCTTGGGCCTGTGGGCCAGATGATGCCAAACATGGGGATCCCAGCATCCATGTCCATGCCCCAGCCCCTCATGAGCGGAGGGCTGCCGCCCACGGGCGCAGCAACGCAAGCCGGCGGCACAACCAACCCCTTCTTATTGTGAGGAACAACATAGGCTGCCTCCCCGAAACCCACACAAATCTCTCTCTTATCCCGTTTCTATGCTATAGACAACATAGTCGGTTgtgtccccccccccccccccaaaccgGTGTGCTTTTTTGAGACTTTTGGGAGTATCAGTGGTGTTTACAGGTTTTACACTGGCAGGTGATTCCCTTCCTCTCCTGTCAGAGATTGGTACCATACAGCGATTTGGTATTCTTTTCTAAATTTCCTCGAAAGAAACCATCAGCGATACAGCGTCTCTCCCGTTCAAAGGGGTCCTGTTTTTAACTTCTTTTTTGATGGCTTACTTTTCTTATCAGAGGCTTGAAACTAGGAGTACTGGTTTGTCTTAATTTTTCTAATTTCTAGTCTTTCGAGCAGCGTGCTAGATATAAAGCTAACCCTTTTAATCCAAGCAGCCTGTACGTTCTACGCAGTGCATATACACTATGTGTATTTACAGTACGCTTAAGTAGACAGTTTAGAGGACTCTCTATCAGTTTACATGGAAATGATTTTGATGTTCCAAGCAGGGATTTTGCACATGCTCTGATTTATCTTCCTTTGACTGTTTGCCCACCGTTAGTCCTTAGTGCGAGAATGATGGGAAACCGTTAACTAAGGCACGAGCAAAGAGCGAGTCTGTGAACTGCATGTGTGAATGCTTTCAAACCTGATGCATTGAAAGATGAACTTCATACTGAAGTGGAGAGTTGTTCtttcttccttttcttttttaatgcaCGACGGGGAGTTGGTTTGCATATCGTAATACGGCTCAACTTTTATACCGAAGCCTGTTTTTTACTGCTTTACAATCCCAAGACGTAGTTTATTGGGTGAATGGGTTCTTTCAATTCAATACGGCTCACTATTTGCACAGCGCAGCTCCATATTTCCACAGCTAATCGATACTAATGATTAGAATTCATCCGCTTAGCTTCTCTGTGAGTATCCAACAACCTGAAATGTGATCATTTCAGCTacgttttcttttttatttatgtatgcgTGTGCGTGGATGGATGGAGCAAAGGGAAACGGGAGGAAATGTGTGTTCATCTTCATCAGGTCCTAATGCATCTTACTGTTATAACCGACAGCTGTATCACTAATCACTGCTTCCTAATGCAATCCGTTCATGTACATTGGAGAAAAGTATATCAAAGCTTGTCGTTAACAAAATCCTCAGTTCTGTATGGAAAGCTAACTTCCTTATAGTGTTACGAGAATGAGCGGAGATGCTGAGACAGGTTATAGTGTGGGAGGGATCCCGTAATGGATTGTATGATCGATTTtctagttgttgttttttttcttgttgatgTTGAATATGTGGTATAAATGTATGTTAGGGGTCATATGCATTTTTCTGCAGCTAGAAACCTGTGGTTAAATGGCATTCTGTATTCAAATACTGAGTTTATTTTGGTCACGGTTTTATCATAAGTCATAAATGAGACTTAAACTAGACTTTGAATCGTTTGATATCACAATTAACAGTCAATTTATAGCAAGAACACCTAGACTTTGGTGTGTCGTGTGGCTTGCTATGTCTACACTTTTTAATTCAACCAGTTAAGCACAAGATGGCAACATCTGCCACTGAATAGTAGTAACCAAAGTGACTCTGCTTGTCCTTTTTTAAATGCAGAGCTGCGTTCGTTTTCTAACTGACTACACGTTTATCTCTCTTCAATTGTTcccctattattattatcatcatcatcaatatTACTGCTTTTGTTTTCTTGATTCCTGCTAGAGAATGGACTCTACGGTTTCTCTCATCTGTGAGCTAGTGACCTCTGCTGGAAATATTGAGGTAGTACTGCCATGTGCAGCCTTGTAGCAGAGCCTGGGTGTGTTATGGTCAATAATCTGCAGGCATACTCAGGCATTTTGGGGGG
The window above is part of the Chanodichthys erythropterus isolate Z2021 chromosome 3, ASM2448905v1, whole genome shotgun sequence genome. Proteins encoded here:
- the epn2 gene encoding epsin-2 isoform X1; its protein translation is MPSSTIRRQMKNVVNNYTDPEKKVREATSNDPWGPSSSLMSEIADLTYNVVAFSEIMSMIWKRLNDHGKNWRHVYKALTLLDYLIKTGSERVALQCKENIFAIQTLKDFQYIDRDGKDQGINVREKSKQLVVLLKDDDRLKGERSQALKTKERMAQVATSVGSNNQISFGRGSSQPNLSTSYSEEYGKSEGSPASYHGSTSPNASSELEQARPQTSGEEELQLQLALAMSREAAEQEERMRRGDDLRLQMALEESRKDTNAGKVAKKKKEPPQSSLMDLMDPVLEGPADQAADPWGAGAAAAGPASDPWKSYGSAPKPAAPVDPWGLPSASPSVTPLKSSDPWGSTSAPAAADPWGPMPATRPKAPATVGSFDLFSTPNGTSREDLSEFDSLRSSALTGDGRGSSALPSQTSLSVGSDLFDVPSGPTRKTPESFLGPNAALVNLDSLVSKPLQQPPVSNPFLAAASGAASAPAPAPATQINPFQVNQPQPPTLNQMRVSPMMGLSGQGFSSMAQRSNDPLPLSSMPPVGPISMVPMTGMAPLGPVGQMMPNMGIPASMSMPQPLMSGGLPPTGAATQAGGTTNPFLL
- the epn2 gene encoding epsin-2 isoform X2, encoding MPSSTIRRQMKNVVNNYTDPEKKVREATSNDPWGPSSSLMSEIADLTYNVVAFSEIMSMIWKRLNDHGKNWRHVYKALTLLDYLIKTGSERVALQCKENIFAIQTLKDFQYIDRDGKDQGINVREKSKQLVVLLKDDDRLKGERSQALKTKERMAQVATSVGSNNQISFGRGSSQPNLSTSYSEEYGKSEGSPASYHGSTSPNASSELEQARPQTSGEEELQLQLALAMSREAAEQEERMRRGDDLRLQMALEESRKDTNAGKVAKKKKESSLMDLMDPVLEGPADQAADPWGAGAAAAGPASDPWKSYGSAPKPAAPVDPWGLPSASPSVTPLKSSDPWGSTSAPAAADPWGPMPATRPKAPATVGSFDLFSTPNGTSREDLSEFDSLRSSALTGDGRGSSALPSQTSLSVGSDLFDVPSGPTRKTPESFLGPNAALVNLDSLVSKPLQQPPVSNPFLAAASGAASAPAPAPATQINPFQVNQPQPPTLNQMRVSPMMGLSGQGFSSMAQRSNDPLPLSSMPPVGPISMVPMTGMAPLGPVGQMMPNMGIPASMSMPQPLMSGGLPPTGAATQAGGTTNPFLL